A genomic window from Triticum urartu cultivar G1812 chromosome 7, Tu2.1, whole genome shotgun sequence includes:
- the LOC125524164 gene encoding uncharacterized protein LOC125524164 produces the protein MVQLPAMGKRQHPEAAEPPLASPAAAVKMEADELRDFDYGPLGKRARPAQPSPPPPPPPHQDMYHNVLDEPSPLGLRLKKSPSLLDLIQMRLSQANSDAGQSSTDNAEPSKKKDLKSGTSSAGERLKASNFPASVLKIGKWEYTSKYEGDLVAKCYFAKHKLVWEVLEGGLKSKIEIQWSDITALKVTLPEIGDGSLDVMLARPPLFFKETDPQPRKHTLWQATSDFTCGQASMNR, from the exons ATGGTGCAGCTCCCGGCCATGGGGAAGCGCCAGCACCCGGAGGCGGCCGAGCCGCCCTTGGCGTCGCCGGCCGCCGCTGTGAAGATGGAGGCGGACGAGCTCCGGGACTTCGACTACGGCCCGCTCGGCAAGCGCGCCCGCCCGGCCCagccctcgccgcccccgcccccgcccccgcacCAG GACATGTATCACAATGTACTTGATGAACCTAGCCCATTGGGTCTTCGGCTGAAAAAAAGTCCATCTCTGTTGGATCTCATTCAGATGAGGCTTTCTCAAGCAAATTCCGATGCAGGACAGTCCTCTACGGACAATGCTGAGCCTTCCAAGAAGAAAGACCTTAAATCTGGTACATCATCAGCTGGTGAACGGTTGAAAGCATCAAACTTTCCTGCAAGTGTATTGAAAATAGGCAAATGGGAG TACACATCCAAATATGAAGGTGATTTGGTAGCAAAATGTTACTTCGCGAAGCATAAACTTGTATGGGAAGTTCTGGAAGGTGGTCTCAAGAGTAAAATTGAAATTCAGTGGTCAGATATAACTGCTTTGAAGGTAACTTTGCCTGAAATTGGAGATGGATCCTTGGATGTGATG CTGGCTCGACCACCTCTCTTTTTCAAAGAGACGGATCCTCAACCAAGAAAGCATACATTGTGGCAGGCTACTTCAGATTTCACTTGTGGCCAAGCAAGTATGAACAGGTAA